Proteins from one Euzebya sp. genomic window:
- the rpmB gene encoding 50S ribosomal protein L28: MSKVCQVTGKRPTTGNNVSFSHRKTKRRFEPNLQTKRYFVPSENRWVTLTLSTKGMKTISKRGIESVLADMRRRGVKV; the protein is encoded by the coding sequence GTGAGCAAGGTGTGCCAGGTCACGGGCAAGCGCCCGACCACCGGTAACAACGTGTCGTTCTCCCACCGCAAGACCAAGCGGCGGTTCGAACCGAACCTGCAGACGAAGCGCTACTTCGTCCCCTCCGAGAACCGGTGGGTGACGTTGACGCTGTCGACGAAGGGGATGAAGACCATCTCCAAGCGCGGGATCGAGTCCGTCCTGGCGGACATGCGCCGTCGAGGGGTGAAGGTCTGA
- a CDS encoding type B 50S ribosomal protein L31: MRKGIHPEYRPVVFQDPGADFAFITRSTIETSDTIEWSDGNTYPLKRIEISAASHPYFTGQMKIVDTAGRVDRYKRRYQQGKKG; this comes from the coding sequence ATGCGCAAGGGCATCCACCCCGAGTACCGCCCTGTGGTCTTCCAGGACCCGGGCGCGGACTTCGCGTTCATCACCCGCTCCACCATCGAGACCAGCGACACCATCGAGTGGTCCGACGGGAACACCTACCCGCTGAAGCGGATCGAGATCTCCGCGGCCAGCCACCCGTACTTCACGGGGCAGATGAAGATCGTCGACACGGCCGGTCGCGTCGACCGCTACAAGCGGCGCTACCAGCAGGGCAAGAAGGGCTAG
- the rpmG gene encoding 50S ribosomal protein L33, translated as MAKSENRIKVKLRSTAGTGFTYMTTKNKQTQRERITIKKYDPVVRKHVEFKEEK; from the coding sequence ATGGCGAAGAGCGAGAACCGGATCAAGGTCAAGCTGCGGTCCACCGCCGGCACCGGCTTCACCTACATGACCACCAAGAACAAGCAGACGCAGCGCGAGCGGATCACGATCAAGAAGTACGACCCGGTCGTCCGCAAGCACGTCGAGTTCAAGGAAGAGAAGTAG
- a CDS encoding DUF4112 domain-containing protein has translation MSTSPPPELDAEGRARYRRVEEMARVLDSLFTIPGTDRTVGVDAIIGFIPWVGGAAGLALSAGIIAQGILLGARGATVARMLLNAAADAALNAIPFVGWISDVFFKANERNVRLLRTHSLDPDRTRADSRRILVITVVVLVVVVLVAIAAAVWALVALLAWLF, from the coding sequence ATGTCGACCTCTCCCCCACCGGAGCTCGATGCCGAGGGGCGGGCCCGCTACCGACGGGTCGAGGAGATGGCCCGCGTCCTCGACAGCCTCTTCACGATCCCGGGCACCGACCGGACCGTCGGCGTCGACGCGATCATCGGCTTCATCCCTTGGGTGGGCGGCGCGGCCGGCCTGGCGCTGTCGGCCGGCATCATCGCCCAGGGCATCCTGCTCGGCGCGCGGGGGGCGACCGTGGCCCGCATGCTGCTCAACGCGGCGGCGGACGCCGCCCTCAACGCGATCCCGTTCGTGGGGTGGATCAGCGACGTGTTCTTCAAGGCGAACGAGCGGAACGTGCGGCTCCTCCGCACCCACTCCCTCGACCCCGACCGGACCCGGGCCGACAGCCGGCGGATCCTGGTGATCACCGTGGTCGTCCTCGTGGTGGTCGTGCTCGTGGCGATCGCCGCGGCGGTGTGGGCGCTCGTCGCGCTGCTCGCCTGGCTGTTCTGA